In Holophagaceae bacterium, the sequence TGGAACAGATACGCAGGGCCAGCAGCGCCCATCCAGGCTGAAGGAAGCTATTTCGCGGCAGCCTTTAGGGACTCGGTCCGGTCGGTCTTCTCCCAGTTGAATTCCGGGCGCCCGAAATGGCCGTAGGCCGCGGTGGAGCGGTAGATGGGCTTGCGCAGGTCCAGGAGCTCGATCATGGCTTTGGGTGTGCAGTTGAACACGTCCCGCACCGCCTTGACGATGGCCGCGTCGGAGACATGGCCGGTGCCGAAGGTGTCCACATGGATGCTCACAGGCTCCGCGACGCCGATGGCGTAGGCCAGCTGGATCTCGGCCTTGTCGGCGAGGCCCGCCGCCACGATGTTCTTCGCGATGTAGCGGCCCATGTAGGCGGCGCTGCGGTCCACCTTGCTGGGATCCTTGCCGCTGAAGGCGCCACCGCCGTGGTGGCCCGCGCCGCCGTAGGTGTCCACGATGATTTTCCGGCCCGTCAGGCCGCAGTCGCCCATGGGGCCGCCGATGACGAAGCGGCCGGTGGGATTGATGAAGAACTTGGTGTTGGCGTCGATCAGTTCTTCGGGCAGGGTGTACCGGATGACCAGTTTCTCGATTTCGGCGTGGATGGTGGCGTTGGTGACCGCTTCGTCATGCTGGGTGGAGATCACCACGGCCTCGATGCGCTTGACTTTGATGCCGTCGTATTCGACGGTGACCTGGCTTTTGCCGTCCGGACGCAGCCAGGGCAGGGTGTCTTCCTTGCGCACCTCGGCGAGGCGGCGGGTGAGGCTGTGGGCGTATTGCAGAGGCGCTGGCATCAGCTCGGGCGTTTCGCGGGTGGCATAGCCGAACATCAAGCCCTGGTCCCCGGCGCCGCCGGTGTCCACGCCCATGGCGATATCCGGGCTCTGCTGGTCGAGGGTCACCACCACGGCGCAGGTTTCGGAGTCGAAGCCTTTGCAGCTGTGGTCGTAGCCGATGTCCTTCACGACCTCGCGCACGAGCTTGGCCACCGGGATGTAGGCCTCCGTGGTCATTTCCCCCGCCACCACCACCAGACCCGTGGTCAGGAGGGTCTCGCAGGCCACGCGGCTCTTGGGATCATCCCTCAGCGCGGTGTCCAGAACCGCATCCGAGATCTGGTCCGCCATCTTGTCGGGATGCCCTTCAGTCACGCTTTCGGATGTGAAAAAATGCTTGCCTGCCGTGGCCATGCGCCGACTCCCTGTCCCGGTGGCGGTTCTGAGGCCCCGGAGCCCACCAGCTTAACATCGCCAGCGCTTGTCTTGCATTCCACAGAGGGCTATCTTTAGTTCACCCAAAGCCACGGCCAGCAGAGCGTTCTTTTTTTCCACGGAGCACACCATGATGCAGTCCCGATTCCGCAGCGCCATAACGTCGCCCTTCGCCGCCACCGCAGCATTGACGCTGCTGGTGATGGCGCCCGGCTGCGACAAGTTCAAGCAGAAATCCGAGGACAAAGAGATCAAGAACCTGGAGCAGAAGGCCGCGGAGCTGGACAAGCTCAGCCAGCAGCAGCACCAGGCGGCGGGCACCCAGGAAGAGAAGCTCAAGGCCATCGGCGCCCAGCCGGGCGGCGTGGACATCAAGCCCAGCGCCGAGACCATGCAGCTCACCGATGAGCAGAAAAAGGCGCTGGAAGAGCGGATCAAGACCGAAAAGAACAGCTCCTACCAGGCGCTCCTCCAGGAGGTCTTGAACAAGGACAAGGAGATCAAGGAACTGAACGACAAGGTCTCCAAGCTCCGCGCGGTGCTGCCCCGGCCGGATATGGCCGGCCCTAACGACAGCCACTACGGCATGGCGCTCCGCTTCCTGAAGAAGAAGGGCGTGCCGCTGGAGGATGCCCGCAGCCTGGTGAGCCGCGTGAACCTCATGGAGAAGATGGCCCCGGGCTTCGAGGTCTACCACTTCTACGCGAATGGCGTGTACGGCACCTGGGTGAGCCAGGGCAAAGCCAAGATCAGCCCCAGCGACCTCCAGCGCCAGGAGCGGGAGAAGATTGAAAATGAGCGGGACACGGCCGTGGCCCAGGGCGAGAAGCTCCAGGAGGAAGTCGACGATCTGGCCACCCGCAAGAAACAGCTGGAATCGGACATCAGCGGGCTCACGGATGAAAAGGTGAAACTCCAGGCCGCCGTGGCCGATCTCACCACCACCAGCGAAAAGCAGAAGGCCTTGCTCAATTCGCTGCATTACGTGGTGGGCAGCAGCAAGTCCCTGGTGGAGAAGGGCGTCATCATCGTGCCGGTTTTCGCCAAGGACCGCGCGGGCAAGAACTGGCGCGACGATGTGTTCGACAAGTCCCTGGATCTCCGTTCGGCGGACACCATTACCATCAGCGCGAGCGACCTGGGCCTGAAGAAGATCGGGAAGGTCAGCGTTGTGCCCGGCTCCCTGGTAAAAGACGAGCACTACAAGCTCACTTTGAGCGGCGACAAAATGAGCGCGGTCATCAAACTCTTGACCAAGGATCGCTTCCGCAATGAAAAAGTCGTCTTCGCTGTCTCGGAATAGGTTTTCCCGGATCGATTCCGCGAAGTTTCCGCTTCCACTCAGCCTTTCCACGCCCTAGAGTTGCATCCAACTCCCTTCCATCCAGCTTGAGGTGCCTATGTCACAGCGGCCCGAAATGATGAATTCTCCCTTGGTGCGCCGGACCAGCACCGCAGTGTTGGGGGCCTTGGCCCTGTTCCTGGTGGGATGCAGCTCGAACCTGAACGTGCAGGGCCCCGCGCCCTACGATTCGGATCCGGCCACCACCAGCAGCACCAATGAAGCGCTGTTCGATCCCTCCACGGGAGTGATTCCTTTTCCCAATCTGCTGCTGACGGGCACCACGACCAGCGTGGCCTTCAACACCACGGTCCCGGTGGCGGGGCAGTTGAATGTGAATCCGGGCGTTCCGCTCACCCCCGACAAGGCGGCCGCCTACATCAGTGTCAAGGAAGTCGGCAGCACCAACGCCGTCACCGCCATCAACGCGCCGATCTATGTCCGTTTCAAGTCGCCGGTGCTGGCCTCCAGCATCACGAAAGATACGGTGAAGGTGTACCAGATCCTCACGGACTCCAATGGCCTGACGGAAATCGGGCCGCTGGGCTTCAGGGACATGTCCGCGCTCTTCACCAAGGAGATGCTCAGCAGCACTGAACTGCAGCTCAACCCGATGATCTCGATGCAGCCTGGATCGCGGTTCGTCTATGTGGTGACCGATGGCGTCAAGGATCTGGCAAGCGAGCTCCCTGTGGCCCAGAGTCTGGTGTTCGGGCTCCTGAAGTATGTGAAGGGCGCGGACGTGAATCCGAACGCCACTTCAGTGAACACCAACCTGGCGGATCCGAACGATTTGCAAAATCCAGCCCGCCTTCTGGGCGCTAGCGCGGCCAGCCTGCAGTCCATCTACGGCAATGTCATCCAGAGCGGCGCCATCGTCATTTCGGGCTACGGCAAGACCATGGATGATCTCGTCGCCAGCTCCGCCGCGGATGCCAGCGGCAAGGCCGCATCGGGCGCCGGGGCCACGGGCATCGGACTCGCGAGCGAAAACCTCGCCCAGCGCCGCAGCCACATCAAGCTCATGGGCCGGTTCATCACCACGGCCGCCGGCGCCGTCGTGCCGGATCCTTTGGCCTCGGCCAGTGTCCGCGCTCCGGTGGAGACCTCCCTCTGGGCCTGGGCCAACAACGCCACTCTGCCCCTTTCCGCCAGTCCCGCCGTCAGCATGAATTTCTCCGCATCAAATGGCGAAAGCAGGGTTTGGAGCAATGCGGCTTCTATACCACCGGCGATGATTTTTTCTGGCAGCGCGGCGGTGAACACATTCTATGCGAACGCCGGCCTGTCTGCAGTGCCCCACTCTGCCATTGGGTTGGTTGCCATTGGAAGTTACGAAAGCGGGGATCTGAACATGGATCCCGCTATCGTGGCTGGGACGGCCGGGAAACCCATCAGCGGCGATCTGACCGGAACAGCCAATGTCTATAAGCCCGGCTCCGGTGGTGGCGCGGTACCTGGCACGGGCGTCCTCCAGGCCTCCCGCAATGCGACGGGTCAGATCCGC encodes:
- a CDS encoding methionine adenosyltransferase → MATAGKHFFTSESVTEGHPDKMADQISDAVLDTALRDDPKSRVACETLLTTGLVVVAGEMTTEAYIPVAKLVREVVKDIGYDHSCKGFDSETCAVVVTLDQQSPDIAMGVDTGGAGDQGLMFGYATRETPELMPAPLQYAHSLTRRLAEVRKEDTLPWLRPDGKSQVTVEYDGIKVKRIEAVVISTQHDEAVTNATIHAEIEKLVIRYTLPEELIDANTKFFINPTGRFVIGGPMGDCGLTGRKIIVDTYGGAGHHGGGAFSGKDPSKVDRSAAYMGRYIAKNIVAAGLADKAEIQLAYAIGVAEPVSIHVDTFGTGHVSDAAIVKAVRDVFNCTPKAMIELLDLRKPIYRSTAAYGHFGRPEFNWEKTDRTESLKAAAK